Proteins from a single region of Gossypium arboreum isolate Shixiya-1 chromosome 1, ASM2569848v2, whole genome shotgun sequence:
- the LOC108481688 gene encoding defensin Ec-AMP-D1-like, with product MEKSSRSVSSLVLFMLVLLITEMRPMAVEGRTCETKSSEYKGICLFDANCDSVCKVEPGFDGGHCHGFFRRCYCTKPC from the exons atggaGAAATCTTCCCGTTCAGTGTCATCTTTAGTCCTTTTTATGTTGGTTCTCCTAATAACag AGATGAGACCAATGGCAGTGGAAGGTAGAACATGTGAGACCAAAAGTAGTGAATACAAGGGGATATGCTTATTTGATGCTAATTGTGATAGTGTTTGCAAAGTAGAGCCGGGTTTCGATGGTGGGCATTGCCATGGCTTCTTTCGCAGATGCTACTGCACTAAACCTTGTTAA
- the LOC128295545 gene encoding defensin-like protein yields the protein MDRSSHSVSVAFFLLLILLTTEMGPMSAEAKTCETKSGKFKGMCMSSTNCASVCKSEPGFDGGHCRGFRRQCVCTKPC from the exons ATGGATCGTTCCTCTCATTCAGTCTCAGTTGCTTTCTTTCTTCTGCTGATTCTTTTAACCACAG AGATGGGGCCTATGTCAGCGGAGGCTAAAACATGCGAGACTAAAAGCGGTAAATTCAAGGGGATGTGCATGAGTTCTACCAACTGTGCTAGTGTTTGCAAATCAGAGCCTGGTTTTGATGGTGGACATTGCCGAGGTTTTCGTCGTCAGTGCGTTTGCACTAAGCCTTGTTAA
- the LOC108480736 gene encoding uncharacterized protein LOC108480736: protein LLLQGSQKGRESVVVLSMDLQGFLLRARVLKLYRQSLRAARKAPHDSRAELKQVIRQEMESNRDCKDRQKIRFLISEGTERLKGLTEMLGMQGHC, encoded by the exons TTACTCTTGCAAGGTTCTCAGAAAG GAAGAGAATCAGTTGTGGTTCTCTCCATGGATTTGCAGGGCTTTCTGCTTCGTGCTCGAGTGCTGAAGCTTTATAGACAATCTCTACGGGCTGCTCGAAAGGCTCCTCATGATTCTAGAG CTGAATTGAAACAGGTCATTAGACAAGAGATGGAGAGTAATCGAGATTGCAAGGATAGACAAAAGATTCGCTTCCTGATTAGTGAAGGAACCGAGAGACTAAAAGGTCTGACTGAGATGCTTGGTATGCAGGGACATTGCTAG
- the LOC108481689 gene encoding cytochrome P450 72A15-like has translation MEVHLVIRDLVSLLVVGLLMIWGWRALNWVWLTPKRLERCLKQEGFAGNPYRFLSGDIKESFTMSRQTRAKPMPVSDDIEAYVLPFLHQTIKNHGNNSFMWIGPRPRVTIMDPEKIREIFTKFTDFQKLHSNPLARFLVGGLSNLEGDQWSKHRKIVNPAFHQDKLKNMLPAFYQSCNEMISKWEEMVSKEGYSELDVWPYIVNMTRDVISRAAFGSSYEEGRRIFQLLEDLTSLTIKVFQSVYIPGWRFLPTKTNRELKMKHKDIKESLREMIKRREKAIKAGEESNEDLLDILVESNIREMEAKHMGMSIEDVIEECKLFYFAGQETTSVLLVWTMVLLARYPDWQTKARDEVLHVLGDRKPDADGLNRLKVVTMILYEVLRLYPPVVSLARSIPKEIKVGHLLLPAGTEVLIPILQIHHDKDHWGDDAHEFRPERFAEGVSKATKSQVTFLPFGWGPRICIGQNFAMMEVKMAMAMILQRFWFELSPSYAHSPCTTMTLRPQHGAQIILHKLGSK, from the exons ATGGAAGTTCACCTTGTAATTAGAGATCTGGTTTCACTGCTTGTTGTTGGGTTATTAATGATATGGGGATGGAGGGCTTTAAACTGGGTATGGTTGACCCCAAAAAGACTAGAAAGGTGCTTGAAACAAGAGGGTTTTGCAGGAAATCCTTACAGGTTCCTTTCTGGAGACATCAAAGAGAGCTTCACTATGAGCAGACAAACAAGAGCCAAACCCATGCCTGTTAGTGATGATATTGAGGCTTATGTTCTTCCTTTTCTTCATCAAACTATCAAGAATCATG GAAATAATTCATTTATGTGGATTGGTCCAAGACCAAGGGTGACAATTATGGACCCTGAAAAAATAAGAGAAATATTTACCAAATTCACTGACTTCCAGAAGCTTCATTCCAATCCACTGGCTAGATTCCTTGTAGGTGGCCTTTCCAACCTCGAGGGAGACCAATGGAGTAAGCATAGAAAAATTGTAAACCCTGCATTTCATCAAGATAAGTTGAAG AACATGTTGCCAGCATTTTATCAAAGTTGTAATGAGATGATAAGCAAATGGGAGGAGATGGTGTCTAAAGAAGGATACAGTGAGTTAGATGTGTGGCCTTATATCGTAAATATGACAAGAGATGTGATTTCCCGAGCTGCGTTTGGGAGCAGCTACGAAGAAGGAAGACGAATTTTCCAACTATTAGAGGACCTAACCTCTCTCACAATCAAAGTTTTTCAATCTGTTTACATTCCAGGATGGAG GTTTTTACCCACAAAGACAAACAGGGAGTTGAAGATGAAACACAAAGACATAAAAGAGTCGCTTAGGGAAATGATAAAGAGAAGAGAGAAGGCAATTAAAGCAGGGGAAGAGAGCAATGAGGACTTGTTGGACATACTTGTGGAATCCAATATCAGAGAAATGGAAGCAAAGCATATGGGAATGAGCATTGAGGATGTGATTGAGGAATGCAAGCTGTTTTACTTTGCTGGCCAAGAGACCACTTCGGTCTTACTGGTGTGGACTATGGTTTTGCTAGCAAGATATCCTGATTGGCAGACTAAAGCAAGGGACGAGGTTTTGCATGTTCTTGGTGACCGTAAACCTGATGCTGATGGCCTTAATCGTCTCAAAGTT GTAACAATGATTTTGTACGAGGTTCTAAGGCTATACCCACCAGTCGTTTCGCTAGCACGCTCCattccaaaagaaataaaagtagGACATTTGTTGTTGCCAGCCGGAACAGAAGTTTTGATTCCAATCCTGCAGATCCACCATGACAAAGATCATTGGGGTGACGACGCACATGAATTTAGGCCTGAGCGGTTCGCCGAAGGGGTTTCCAAAGCAACAAAGAGCCAAGTCACGTTTCTGCCTTTTGGATGGGGTCCTAGGATCTGCATTGGCCAAAACTTTGCCATGATGGAAGTCAAAATGGCGATGGCTATGATTCTCCAGCGATTCTGGTTCGAGCTTTCCCCTTCCTATGCTCACTCTCCTTGCACCACGATGACACTTCGTCCACAGCATGGTGCACAGATAATTTTACATAAACTTGGGTCTAAGTGA